A window of Maioricimonas rarisocia genomic DNA:
AGCAGACCTCGCAAGTGCCATAACGCCCCTGTCTGATGGCGTCGATGGCCCGGTCGATTTTGGACAGTTCGCGGCTTTCCAGGGAGACGAGCTGCGAGTTGATTTCGCGTTCGGCATCGTCGATGGCGACATCACTGATGTCGCCGGATCCACTGTTGGAAGGACCGGTTCGGTCGACATCCTCACGTAACTTCTTCCGCAGGGCCTCCCGCTGGCCGATCAATCGCTGGTGCAGTCTCAAAAGAGCGTCTTGTCGCGCCATGAATCAGTCCTCGCTGGTCGGCACTGCGCCCGAAACATCGTGTCAACCGAGAAGCAGTCGCGTCTGTTGGTGGGGATGTAGCCTCGTGCTCACATGGAGACGCGGGCACCGCGAGAGGTGCCAGCGGTGATATGCATGAACGTTGATTCCCGGGAATTCTACACCGCAAAACCGTTTACAGAACGGCTCGCATTCTGGGATTGTCGTAAACGCAATGCAGCTATCGTGTTGCAGAGAGGGTTTGGGGAGGTGGACAGGTGTGCCGGTCGGCACCGTCGCACCTGCGACCCTGTTCCGCTCCGCGGTCGACCTACCGCCTCCGGCAGGTGTCATCGTCCCCCTCCGGCCCGGTACCGGTGGAAATCGCCGGGGGTGTGGCCGATTGCCGCCGACGACTGACGCATTCGCGCAGCAGCGCGATTGTTCCGGCGCACAAGCGATGCGACCGGCAGATGCCAGATTCCCGTGGAATCCCGACTCGGCGTCAACGGCGTTTCAGCAGCCCCAGCCGGACGCGGCCGGGCGGCCGGTCCTAGGCAGGATCGCGGCCGAAGACCATCAGCGTGATATCGTCGTTCTGGGGGCGTCCGTTGGCATGCCTGGCGACGTCCTCCCGGATGGCGGCCCCCAGGGCACCCACCTCCGACGTCGAGGACTTCACGAAGTCGCGCAGCCGCGGCAGACCGTACAGCTCGTTCTCGAAGTTCATCGCTTCCGAGACGCCGTCGGTATAGATGACAACGGTTTCGCCCGGCTCGATCTTCCGTTCGACCATTTCGAACGGGAATCCTTCCATCACACCCAGTGGAATCCCGACGGAGTCTTCCGGGAATTCCTCGATCTCTCCGTCGGGGCGGAAGACCATCGGTGACATGTGTCCCGCATTGACCACCGACAGCCGGTGGTTCTTCGTGTCCAGCATGATGTACACGAATGTGACGAAGCGGCCTTCGATCGCCTTGGCACACATGTGATCGTTGATGCGGGCGACGGCCTCGTCGGCCTTCTTGACGAAGTCGACGGTCGAACGCACGACGCTGGACAGTCGTGACATCACCAGTGAGGCCGGGACCCCCTTGCCGGCGACATC
This region includes:
- a CDS encoding TraR/DksA family transcriptional regulator, yielding MARQDALLRLHQRLIGQREALRKKLREDVDRTGPSNSGSGDISDVAIDDAEREINSQLVSLESRELSKIDRAIDAIRQGRYGTCEVCSRAIPIARLQALPYTTLCVECQRLQESGVGAGDGEADWESVYEYQARQHDQELTLDDIRIEG